The window GAAATTGAATCTGTCATTGTTAAGGGTCAAATTCCAAGGGGAAGAATCAGATTCTTGTTTTCTATGTCTTCATGGTTTGGTTTCAAGGAAGCAGGCGGCAGTTGAACTTAGTGAGCTACAAGATGATGGAAATGTTGGAAGTAAAGGTTTGTCTAGTGCTGGGGGGGAATCTCTTGTCACATACATCAAAGAGGCTTGATCCATACTAAACGCAGGGAATTGAGATTGATGCTTCACATAGAATTGAAAATTCTCCGTTGTGCTCTGTCCCATTATTTCAACTGGTATTTCAGTCTCTTTCCATTTTAAATTGGATTGATAGAGTTCAATTATGTGGGTGGGTGATATCTTAGGTGCTTGCCTGATAATTCTGCTGTGTGTTCTACCTTCTCGCTTGGGTTTTGAAGCCTCATGGGCTGgcgtaaaattttaaatatcggTCTTAAGCTCGCGTAGCTCGTTTCTTGACTATGGCTCGGGCCGTTCCCGAAGTTCGTTCAGTGGAAACGGGACCTCCTTCCCGAACTGGCCaggccattttcttttttcttttgttaatttttctaaaaatttccaATAGTTCACCagataaagaaaattattgcaGCAAacggggaaaaaaaacactcgcactgtaatatatatttttgtatggtTTGACTATAAAATTTTGTGTGATCTAATCAATGTGGTTCAAAGAACTGTGAATCTTAAATCATGTGAGGGAAAGTACAGTGGTTTTTTCACTTTGACCCTTCAAAAAACACACTCTAACCTGGCAAAAAAGAGGTGATTTGGCCTTCTCGTATAGACATACTAGTCATTTTCAAGTTGATTAAAGACAaacttgatttttgattttcatTATAAGTAGTTAAATGATTTATCTagccttgtaaaaaaaaataacttgcagCCAAGggcattttagatattttgattttcttgacaCATTTAAATTAGTCATTTGCCATAGGAGGAGACAGAAATAAAACTTCTTTTCAATTGGCTTTTcacctttttattttggtttttcttgttataataaaattgatttatagaCAATTTAGTCTTTCAcggatataaaatattaataaaaaaattagagtgaTTGGTCAAAGtatcatatttaatttagtttttattattttaagtgcagtttatttgtttttttaccttattttgatttatgtttttcttcaatttcatccataatcATTAGatttatgtgatttttatatcaagtttgattcttgttcttctgatatttttaaattctttcactgataatttttttttcaatttcattcctcattatttaattttaatatttttcatgtcgGATTTCACCCCTATTTTTTTgtactaatatttattttgtttgtgattttttttgttagattttttccATATCTAATCCCTTGGCATTTTTTTAATGAGCCGCgagttttaaaagttaaaatgaattgactttgagttttttaaaaatccttttataaaattatttttttatttcatctttcaatattttatttttatgaaattggtctttatgctttttttttcaatgagatTATCCAAATTATATTTCTGTAGTCACATTGTTAGTGAGTTAACCTGggttgattcaagttatttttgttgctattttaaaaaaaatatcatgcctcgatatttttttactaagaatcttgctttgttttttttaggtttttcttctaCGTGATTAACCCCAGCTTCATAACCATGATTACGAGTTTTGAAGGTTAACTTCagtcttttttatatgtttttatatttttttcaatttcatccttcaatatttattttttagacttGGTCTTCGacatttttttctcacttttctttttaggaGGTTATctcattcttgtttttataATCAAGAGGTTAGCAGATTAACCTTGGTTAACTTAaattttgtcttgtttttttttagaataattttaaaaaaaattcatgcctcgaaatttttttattaagaattttttttgttgccttttGGGTTTGCTTTTTAAGCATTAAGTCCCTGTCTTGTGATGAAAGTCACAGGTTTTGAAGGTTAgcatgaattgatttttattgtatcttctttttaaaaaaaaattaatttcttccttcaacatttaattttttagaaaccagtcttcattctttttattcacttttctttttatatggttatctcGATTATGTGTCTATAATAACGAGATTAGCAGGTTAACGAGAGTTGATCTAAATCttacttttttactttttttaattgttattttttaaaattttattaatcaacattgaattgtTTTGTAGTTGGGctttatgattttattcaattcgtttggaattgtgatttttttcaccCTCTACTTGCAAGgataatcatttaattatataaaaaatatatttcaagaaacatagttattaaacacGACTTGGTACATGTTTCATGTTACgggatcaaatatttttaattttatatttcaacatttaatttttttgaatttggtcTTCATGTTATTCTTGTCACTTTTCTTCCTATAGGGTTATTTAAATCACGTGTTTATGATTGTGGGATTAGTGCATCTATGTAAGTTgactttgggtttttttttccactacttatttatgtaatttttttcagtttcatcattaaatactaaattattattttttttactttttattgacacggatgatttttcagtgaatgaaaataatattttaagaaatatagtTGTTAAACACGGCTAAATACATGGTTTATATTGCAATATTAGAGATCTTAatcttagttgtttttttatttaaatactgatttaattaattatatttttaaaaatatatttttaaaaaagaattcaaaaacaCACTAGAaacttgtatattattttttgtcatggaaaaaaagaagaagaagtcaccCCGCCTTGGAACGGGGGTACAAAACAAAACTAGTGATGATTCTAATGCATCATGAGTTGGATGGCTTTCCCACGGAAAGGGCCCCATGTTTTTTCAGCCCGAAATACAAGCACTTGGGAGCCATGACCCTGACCATTCCTACCGGCCTTTATCGTCTTTTGATTTCCctgtcctttcttttttattttcatattcctaACGCCATAGGATAGGACCCCCTAACAATATCGAAAGTACCATCAGTCTtcgagttaaaaaaattacgTTGATACTCtctatactaattatttgaTCTAATTTAGTCCCTCATGAATGGAAATTAAGTTTCCGTCCAATTGAaaggatttttcttcttttattcgatattatatattatgatatatttttttaacgagACCACTTTCACAAAATTATGACGGAAAAATCCAAATAGTTCGCGGCAACACTTATTTATGTCTAggataattagttaatttttttgttatgacaatctgatttattttttataatcaaggTGGTTGAAGACCGGTGTTTGTTACTCACAAGAGGTTCTATTTGATAGATTTAAAAACTCTCAAATGattaagttattaatttttttttaaaaaatacaataatattgtAAATAAATATGCAGTAGAGAATTAAGATTCCGAaccttttatttaaatgattcaTGGTCTATTTATAGCTTACGGGTCTTTCTATGAAGAGAAATGACTAAAATGTAATGTTgctctaataatattaaaaataaaaaatatcattgatatatatattaatgttgatgaaaaaatatcatatatatgttAACATGAATAAATGAATAACTAtttcttatataatattaatagaaatagaaatataatgcttattaaagaatttttatacACTAAATATGCTCAGAAAAAGTATAATTCAGTGGAGCCTAGAAGAGATAATCCTTCCAATAGCTGAGCTCTAAAAGTTGGGTttcaggggggggggggggggggggggatgaaagttaaaaaaataataccaaaACTGCTGGCATTGagatctttttaaaataatggtaTTTTAATAAACAGTTGATAATGAcgtgaatttaattaaataaataattggaaGTTGGAATGGTTGGAAGCAGTCACTTGCAATCACACGTGGACACGTGCCAAACACAAAAGACCACTCCACATAAAAAGTGGATTAGTGtgtaattcataaataaatatcttggaAATACAATCATCGGCAACACTAAACCGACAATCTGTCCACTCAAGTAACGCATCCACGACGTCAAAGTGGGATTTATCACCTTAAACTATTGCCTCTCACCACACATGAACCGTACCACAAACCTGCTAGTCGCAAATCTCGAGATACCCTTCCCTTTCTTGCCGACGAAACCGCCCTCAGGTCCCACCCAACTCGGGGTACTTTTTCCGATGACGAGGAACGACGCCCAGACCCTTCGTACGGTTAAATCCTGAATACTTACATAGGATTCTTATAATTACTGTTTAAAAAATGGATTACGCTCCGTGGTTTGCGGTTTGTCTTCAGATTTGTgcagttaaattttttaaattaatattttttattatattttcatttaaaaataaaaaatatatattattttaatatatttttaaacaaaaaaaaatactataacaaACACTTCATACCATGATTTTAACCACCTCCAgactatatatatgaaaatacttgattaattaatatacattgtaattttatattgattttactataaaatattttttaaaattttaattaaaaataaatttatttttaaaaattataattataaaaaaataccacGGTATCAACTAAGGCAGGTAATCCAAAAAAGGCAAGGCTACAAAAAAGTCGGATTTTATAGGTCAAGATAGATTTTTATACCCTAGTCCTGCCAATCTAACTAGTTTATAAGTGATTCTGCTGGTCACTGAGGTAGAAATGCTACCGAATAAGAGGTGGAGTGCACATGACCCCTCTGAAAGTTTAAAATGATGACCAAAatttaatagttattttatataaattttatttttttataaaaagatcctttttagtaaaaaaatagtatattttagttaaaaatctataattattgtattttttttacgtgTAAATGATTTTTGTATCTTAataacacccccccccccccgtgTGTAGATCTTTCAAATCATGAATACTAGATATCTATACAAAttgatatgttaatttaattttataaaatccaaGCCCGCCATTCTTTACTTCTTCTACTAATTTGTTATATGTTTCAATATCTCTTGATAACTCAGTAATCCAATAAATAATCTAATTAGTAAGTTAATAGTTCTAGACCAAAATGAATTAAACGAATAGATAATTTTGTGTGGTAAGAATATATTTTCCCATAAATCTTCTaatcttaatataaataatccgtttctaaaattaaatttagtagCCATTCCATGTATATTACtagagaaaacaataaaatatctgAGGTTGCTTTGCTGTTTATTTGAACAACGAACACCTCTCCTGTTTATTTCTTTtactcttgtcttttttttaatctcaccctctcgtattttttttatttgatcactttcacaataaattgatttgcttttcagttttataatttgttttactttACTTTACATGAAGCTCttgacatgttaaaaaaaacttttaatgcTTAGTTGATAATCAACTAgacacatttaaaataaatgaatatttagaagacaaatttaaatctaaaataaatgttcaatcattttttttatgaaaccaGTGACTAGATTGAacgaacttgaaaaaaaaattgatatctgTGCCAATAACTTATAAATGACACAATATTGTGATGATAATTATAGCAACTACCAAGCTCGAGATGCGCCCTTACATGGTGCCAACAAAATCATCACGGTGAGGAGTTTCTTATCTAATGGCCTATTGAGACAAGGGCTCtccggtgtttttttttttttccttttcttgttgaGTTTTGCGCTTAACTCtatgttgtctttttttatatacatgttaaatttgatttttattcatttgattattatttttaacaatcaaatgaataaaaatcatGTAAGGGCACATCTTAATTTGatagtttgattgtttttttctttttttaatttgatccccTTATATTAGCATGATCTAGAACTAAGTTTGATAGTTTATTCTAGTTGACTTTAAATTGGGTTCTTGCaatatcaattataaattataactttgAGTTAGTACTTaatctaacaaaataaaattgaacttttattgattcaaaaccattaaaagtttaaaattttaattttaaaatgaaaaaaatattcaatattgtttttcaagaaataacATCTTTTCAACTGGatatttaatcaaaacaaataaatttattaacatttgttaatatataattattgatttattttattaaacccaaatataaactttttaacttgcattataatttttcttaataataataataaaaacgttTACAGcacctatattttatttatgttgagaAAACAAAATCCCCACCCCACActcaacacacacaaaaaaaatctgcTGTGGCCCCGAGATACACcgccccccctcccccctcaTATTTATCCAATCGAGGCCGACACCACGGGTCTCACTCAAGGACAGCCATTCACGTTCTCGTTCCACGTGTCACCAACGCATTTGCAGAACATTACAGCGTACCCCTCTCAACTTTTCAGACTGCTACTTTACACATTCCTCCACGTATTAATCACGCTCATGCCTCCACCACTCCCATGAGTTCCATCTCTAATTACTAGACATCTAGCCAATCATTCAAGCGAGTACATATAATTCTATACATGTCGTAAAGTAATACGTTTTGATTTCCTCCCTTACTTAAATTTACACGTCGTTACAGAAGTGAAACCTGACTGGCCCAGCTCACTTGGCTTTATTACTTCTTAATCGCGTCAGCTCCGCGTTGGCTTCCAGGCTCCAGCTATAAAAGCCCATCACCCCTgctaacccaaacccaaacccaaaccatCAGTTACAAGCGCAAATCACTCGAAGCTGAAACTTGCTCATTTCAATTACTCTGTTGTGATTTTGATCTTTTCTTGATTAAGTTCATATTGTGATTTTGATCAGTATGGCTGAGGAAAACAAGAGCCATGAGTATGAGACCAAAGTTGGTGAAGAGAGTGGTGCTGTTGAGACCAAGGATCGCGGGTTGTTTGATTTCCTggggaagaaagaagaagagaagccTCAAGAGGAGGTGATTGCTACTGATTTTGAAGAGAAACTTCAGGTTTCTGAACCCGAGACTAAAGTAGAGGAAGAGcacaagaaaaaagaggaagaggagaagaaaccTACTCTCTTTGAGAAACTCCATCGATCAGGCAGCAGTTCTTCCAGCTCTGTAAGTTTCTAACTCGATCCATGGATCgatctcattatttattttgtttgttgtctTTTCCGTTAAGTGTTTCTTGAGATTGACAGattttttgatgtgttaaaaaatGCAGTCCAGTGACGAGGAGGAAGGTGAcgatgaagagaaaaaaaagaagaagaaggaaaagaggTCATTGAAAGAGAAGATGAAGATATCAGGAGAGAAAGGAGAGGAGAAGGAACACGAGGACACTAGTGTTCCTGTCGAGGTAGTCCATACAGAGACACCCCACGAACCAGAGGATAAGAAGGGTTTCCTTGACAAAATCAAGGAGAAATTGCCGGGACATAAGAAAGCTGACGAGGTCCCTCCTCCAGCTCCTGAATATGTTTCCCCTGAAGCTGCAGTTTCCCATGAAGGAGATGCCAAGGAGAAGAAGGGACTACTCGAGAAGATCAAGGAGAAGTTACCTGGGTACCACCCCAAGActgaagaagagaaggagaaagaaaaggagagtgCTTCCCAGTAGGGCAGCAGGCAGTATTCTTGTGTTCTATAGAACGGTGATGATGATGCTTGATGTGTGGCTTGTTTGGTTATGTCCATCTactgtttttcttcctttttagaaaaaaaagctcGGTTTACTGCAAATATTACAAGACCATACGTGCTTGTAATTTGATGTAAGATTGTTTAGGGTTTTGATCACATCTCATGTTTTCAGGatcatttcctttgtttttgttattttgatcccttttttaaactataatcaATGAATTATTATTTCCCTTGTTTCCACTTCCTTTTGATAGCTACAAGATagagagaagaaattaaaaggcaaAAGCATGGTCTCCATTTAGCTAAATGATCTTGAAGACTCCATGCATCTTGCCTTAATTTGATGTGTTGAATGTGGTGGTGGGGGAGAGTGATCATGCCTCTAACCCCACATGAGGCCCACTTCAGCGTTGTAAAATAACTTCATGGAGAACTTATCAAAAGTTCAAGTCGGATAAGTTCATGATATCACTCACCCTTTATTCCTGTGATTTGAGGTTGTATTCattagaaaaatgaaagaatcaaaGCCAATGCTGGCTCCTAATCCACGCACATTATTAATCTTCGGCGCCTAGAAAATTTGATTGTTAATTGGGTGGGGTAGTCTCGGAGAAATGTGGCATGGTCAGCAAGTGGTTTCGAAGGGACTCGGGCGTTCCATGATTGTCGAGATCAAAATTTACAGGTGTTTTTGAGTGTAaagtaaatgttgttttttaaataaatatattaaactaatattttttaaatttatttttatatcaacacataaaaaaatattaaagaacttaatttaaaataaaaaaattaaatttaaccaaAAACAGTTTCAATCCAAACACTCCATCTTGATGCGAAAGAGAATAATTTATAGCTAAATTGCAATGAGTGTACACGTGTAGGGTTCGATTAAGACAGGTGAAGGAGAGCTACAGTGCTGAAATCTTCGAGAACTTCCTTGGTAGGGATAGaaagatgagaaagaaaaaacggAAAGGGACATTTCTCTGATTAGCTGTTTCCTCCATGATCCGTTGTTTTTAAACCCCACATGGGGACCCGGATAAATCTTAAATCACCGATCATAGGATTATCCGGGTTAACACtaatctatcttttttattctataacctaaaaataatattatttttaaaaaaaatctaacaaatttTTTACTAAGATACGTCTGCTTGAATTCTCGACCGAGTCAAAGAATTTTAAATCACTCGAGCCATGGATGAACCCAGAATGCCATAAATATTTGGCTACAAGGGCCATACAGGGAGGTAGAAATTCATCCCACCTCTATTTATTGGCTTTGTGGATGATTGATTGATACCGTTGGCACTGGAGTCCAGATGGGAtcacttttccttttcctttcggTTACCTTTAGGAAGAACTCATCCAGCACTTGAAGAAAAATGGTGGATCTAATAGGGTCCAGGGTGGAAAAAATAGCCGCTTGAGGTCGGAAAGCGGTGATTTTAACGGAAATTTGATGCGTGAATCAGGAAATGATGTTTGTTTTAGACTAATTTTTATGGGCCATTGATTGAATTCGAAGAGAATCGACAACAAGTTATATACaacttgcttgtttttttttttttaatattttaattttagtatatttccaaacaaaaaacacttcaaaaaataatcacaaccatACTCTCTAATACCTTTTcagaacttaaaaaaattaggtttttgatCTATCTagataataaaaattagttattttttaaaagattgttttatatatatattttttatttaaaagcagAGATAAACTTGGAGTGAAATAAAAGGTTTCTATGCACTTTAGTCAGCCTTAAAAATTAACTGCAAGCTATGCCATAACACAGCTTGCAAAGTCTTGACGATCATGGCCTCACAAGAGAAAATGGTAAAAGTCGAAAGAGAAAATGCGACTAGCAACGTGCCAGCTATAAAGAACTTCATGATGCTCTGAATATGGAGTATCTAGATTAGTCCTgagatctcgctttattttttattaacttataATTCGTTCCTATGGTTTCAATTATTTTGGAAGTTAGTCCTtctagttttgaaaatttaagttAGTTTCTTGACAAAATttgattgctaattttttttttaattttctaaagtATCCTTGTTAATTCATTTCAAGATTTTCTATGTCAAGTgagatttgaaattttgattaaaaataaaggacatttaaaaaaaaaccgttaAGAAATTGTCATGAAAACCACCAAAATAATCAgattacaaataaatataaaaacttaatataGGATTGCTTAAACCAGATAGATTAGCATGAGGATCaagtaataaatttaattagcaTAAGGATCAAACGAGCCATTTAATAGCAATAACATCAGACTTGACTATATGGTTTATTTTACTAGATAATCATACGAAGAAAGTGTTTAGaagcatagtttttagaccTTGTTTGGTGGCGGGCCTGGTTCAAGATCCGGATTTAGGTTTTGACCAGGTataggatcaattttttttaaaaaaaatcaaaacaatatcgttttagtaaaaaaaacaatatcgtcttagtaaaaaaacaaaaatcaacgggtTACAACTGGGTTTTTGACAGGGTCTTGCCGATTCAACTGGGTCTTCGGATCAATCCACTGTGTCACgctagttttttcttcttctattttttcttcaacctggTTACGCCGAGTTTTAAAACCATGTTTAGAAGTTCagtatcaattattttttaaagttttttatttgaaaatatattaaaatattattttttaaaaattattttttatattatcatatcaaaataatctaaatataaaaaaaattaattattttttaaaaaatttaaattttttaaaatataaaaataatcctGCCATAATACTGATGACTAATATCATTGGAGAGAGGCAATTCAACAGGGACGTTGATTTATTCATGTCTGCCACCAAGGATTTGACAGGCAAAGATCGATATCGCCGTAACTTTAGTCAAATAGTAGCGGAGTTTTAATGGAAACAGCAAAGTTAGGACTTGTCAATTGTCATACAGCCCTCGGTCCAGGTTTTGCTGCTGGAACCAcaaataatattctaattttaacctaagttttttttttcctgaaaagatAGCGCCAACCGTGACTACCGTATTAGATACTGCATTGGAACCTTTGCCACTCTGACTTGCCTAGTAGAgatgtattttcaattaattgttCCTTCAATCTTATGCAGCTAGAAATTATTCCTTTTCAAATACTTAGAGTGGGAAAATTGATCATACTTTCTGTTCCAGGAGGTTTGCTTTCTTTCCCTCAGCAATCAAACGACTTAATTTACAATTAGTGCATAAAACAAGCTGTCAGATTTTGACGTTTGCAGAGCTGACAACAATGGCTGGCCGACGACCGAGGGAGGCAGTTAAGGAGACATTGATAAGTAATGGAGGGGGAGAATTTAACGAGGAGACCCACGTTCCCTTACTCCCAGTATACTGCAACTTTCGAAGAATACGAACAACAAGGATACGAAGTATGCACTTGCTGAGATAAAAAGAAGAGGTTGTAATAGTAGCCAGGCTAGTTTGTCTTTGCCAAT is drawn from Populus nigra chromosome 5, ddPopNigr1.1, whole genome shotgun sequence and contains these coding sequences:
- the LOC133694496 gene encoding phosphoprotein ECPP44, with the translated sequence MAEENKSHEYETKVGEESGAVETKDRGLFDFLGKKEEEKPQEEVIATDFEEKLQVSEPETKVEEEHKKKEEEEKKPTLFEKLHRSGSSSSSSSSDEEEGDDEEKKKKKKEKRSLKEKMKISGEKGEEKEHEDTSVPVEVVHTETPHEPEDKKGFLDKIKEKLPGHKKADEVPPPAPEYVSPEAAVSHEGDAKEKKGLLEKIKEKLPGYHPKTEEEKEKEKESASQ